One window from the genome of Sphingomicrobium arenosum encodes:
- the ccoP gene encoding cytochrome-c oxidase, cbb3-type subunit III, which yields MADEKKRIDEPTGTETVGHEWDGIEELDTPMPRWWLWTLYATIIWAIGYTVVYPAWPGITGFSQGTADWSSRGELAEEMAAETARKAPMTAALAQIPLERLPEDSRLLQFAVEGGRSAFKVNCVQCHGSGAAGSKGYPNLNDDDWLWGGDLQSIHETLEVGIREPGNDDTRYSEMPAFGKMGILNRTQIADVVSHVRFISGAESSSESSLRGRQLYADNCAACHGATGSGDRSMGAPDLTDAIWLYGGDRASLTETVTNSRYGIMPSWSGRLDPVTVKMLAAYVHSLGGGEAFVPQVSDAEVQSTGSDAPDPVIQNEQPAG from the coding sequence ATGGCTGACGAGAAGAAGCGCATCGACGAGCCGACCGGCACCGAGACCGTCGGCCATGAATGGGACGGCATCGAAGAGCTCGATACGCCGATGCCGCGCTGGTGGCTGTGGACGCTCTATGCGACCATCATCTGGGCCATCGGCTACACCGTCGTCTATCCCGCCTGGCCCGGCATCACCGGCTTTTCGCAAGGCACCGCCGACTGGTCGAGCCGTGGCGAGCTGGCCGAGGAAATGGCCGCCGAGACCGCGCGCAAGGCGCCGATGACCGCCGCGCTGGCGCAAATCCCCTTGGAGCGCCTTCCGGAAGACAGCCGCCTCCTCCAATTTGCGGTCGAGGGCGGGCGCTCGGCCTTCAAGGTCAATTGCGTTCAGTGCCACGGTTCGGGTGCGGCGGGCTCGAAGGGCTATCCCAACCTCAACGACGATGACTGGTTGTGGGGCGGCGACCTCCAGTCGATCCACGAGACGCTCGAGGTCGGCATCCGCGAGCCCGGCAATGACGACACGCGCTACAGCGAGATGCCCGCCTTCGGGAAGATGGGCATCCTCAACCGCACCCAGATCGCCGATGTGGTGAGCCATGTCCGCTTCATTTCCGGCGCGGAAAGCTCGAGCGAGAGCAGCCTGCGCGGGCGCCAGCTCTACGCCGACAATTGCGCCGCCTGCCACGGCGCGACCGGCAGCGGCGACCGCTCGATGGGCGCGCCCGACCTGACCGACGCCATCTGGCTCTACGGCGGCGACCGCGCGAGCCTCACCGAAACCGTGACCAACAGCCGCTACGGCATCATGCCGAGCTGGTCGGGGCGCCTCGACCCCGTCACGGTCAAGATGCTCGCCGCTTATGTCCATTCGCTGGGCGGGGGCGAGGCCTTCGTGCCGCAAGTCTCCGATGCAGAAGTCCAATCCACCGGCAGCGATGCCCCCGACCCGGTGATCCAGAATGAACAACCAGCCGGCTAA
- a CDS encoding cbb3-type cytochrome oxidase subunit 3: protein MYQFLRTFADSWGLLFMTLLFLGLIGWGWRPGGKAAAHDAKHSIFDHDDEQEGRTHG from the coding sequence ATGTACCAGTTCCTCCGCACCTTCGCCGACAGCTGGGGGCTCCTCTTCATGACGCTCCTCTTCCTCGGCCTGATCGGCTGGGGCTGGCGCCCGGGCGGCAAGGCTGCCGCGCATGACGCCAAGCATAGCATCTTCGACCATGACGACGAACAGGAAGGCCGCACCCATGGCTGA
- the ccoO gene encoding cytochrome-c oxidase, cbb3-type subunit II: MRKIVQQHKKLEKNITLLAGFSLVAVLIGGIVEIAPLFYLDSTVEDVDGVRPLAPLELAGRNIYIREGCNTCHSQMIRPFRDEVERYGHYSLAAESKYDHPFLWGSKRTGPDLARVGGRYSDEWHVQHLADPQSVVPESIMPQYGFLRDKLLDPKSIEGHLEANAAVGVPYGEEHIASAVADLRAQATGRGDVAGLTTRYPDAEARDYDLQPSVITEMDALVAYLQQLGTHVDFSQVEAQEVER, translated from the coding sequence ATGCGAAAAATCGTTCAGCAGCATAAGAAGCTCGAGAAGAATATCACGCTCCTCGCCGGCTTCTCCCTCGTCGCCGTCCTGATCGGTGGTATCGTGGAAATCGCCCCGCTCTTCTATCTCGACTCCACGGTCGAGGATGTCGACGGGGTCCGCCCGCTCGCGCCGCTCGAGCTGGCAGGGCGCAACATCTACATCCGCGAAGGCTGCAATACCTGCCACAGCCAGATGATCCGCCCGTTCCGCGACGAGGTCGAACGCTACGGCCATTACAGCCTCGCCGCCGAGAGCAAGTACGACCATCCCTTCCTGTGGGGCTCCAAGCGGACGGGGCCCGACCTCGCCCGCGTCGGTGGACGCTACTCGGACGAATGGCACGTCCAGCATCTCGCCGACCCGCAGTCGGTCGTGCCGGAATCGATCATGCCGCAATATGGCTTTCTCAGGGACAAGCTGCTCGATCCCAAGTCGATCGAGGGCCATCTCGAGGCCAATGCGGCGGTCGGTGTTCCCTATGGCGAGGAACATATCGCCAGCGCGGTGGCCGACCTTCGCGCGCAGGCGACGGGGCGCGGCGATGTCGCCGGGCTGACGACACGCTACCCCGACGCCGAGGCGCGCGACTATGACCTCCAGCCGAGCGTCATCACCGAGATGGACGCGCTGGTCGCCTATCTCCAGCAGCTCGGCACCCATGTCGACTTCAGCCAGGTCGAAGCGCAGGAGGTGGAGCGCTGA
- the ccoN gene encoding cytochrome-c oxidase, cbb3-type subunit I: protein MDTAFQRSFAWLWAGVLLVIAAAAAKDSIFSFHMLVLATAAFIATFVAAGQVGILQPTARDLASRYDDQVVRWGVIATSFWGIAGLLAGVFIAAQLAFPWLNIEPYLNFGRLRPLHTSAVIFAFGGNALLATSFYVVQRTCRARLAFPGLARFVFWGYQLFIVMAATGYLLGATSSKEYAEPEWYVDLWLTVVWVAYAVVFVWTIVKRSEPHIYVANWFYLAFILTIAMLHIVNNLAVPVSLLGSKSYAAFAGVQDALTQWWYGHNAVGFFLTAGFLAMMYYFVPKQAERPVYSYRLSIVHFWSLIFLYIWAGPHHLHYTALPDWAQTLGMVFSVMLWMPSWGGMINGLMTLNGAWDKIRTDPIIRMMVAALAFYGMSTFEGPMLSIKAVNSLSHYTEWTIGHVHSGALGWNGLITFACLYYLVPRLWGRSRMYSLRMINWHFWLAILGIAIYAASMWVAGITQGLMWREYGADGYLVYAFADVVAAMNPYYIMRMGGGLIYFAGALIMVFNIWMTVKGRLRDEAPMTDAAYDPVADRPIPASVRA from the coding sequence ATGGATACCGCTTTTCAACGCAGCTTCGCCTGGCTCTGGGCCGGCGTCCTTCTCGTCATCGCTGCGGCGGCGGCGAAGGATTCGATCTTTTCGTTTCACATGCTGGTCCTCGCGACCGCCGCGTTCATCGCCACTTTCGTGGCGGCGGGGCAGGTCGGCATTCTCCAGCCGACCGCGCGCGATCTTGCATCTCGCTATGACGATCAGGTCGTCCGTTGGGGCGTGATCGCGACGAGTTTCTGGGGCATCGCGGGGCTGCTCGCGGGCGTCTTCATCGCCGCCCAGCTCGCCTTCCCCTGGCTCAATATCGAGCCCTATCTCAACTTCGGGCGGCTGCGCCCCTTGCACACCAGCGCGGTGATCTTCGCCTTTGGCGGCAATGCCCTGCTCGCGACCAGCTTCTACGTCGTCCAGCGCACCTGCCGCGCGCGGCTCGCCTTCCCCGGCCTCGCCCGCTTCGTCTTCTGGGGCTACCAGCTGTTCATCGTGATGGCGGCGACAGGCTACCTCCTCGGCGCCACCAGCTCGAAAGAATATGCCGAGCCCGAATGGTATGTCGACCTGTGGCTGACCGTGGTCTGGGTCGCCTACGCCGTGGTCTTCGTCTGGACCATCGTGAAGCGCTCCGAGCCGCATATCTATGTCGCCAACTGGTTCTACCTCGCCTTCATCCTGACGATCGCGATGCTGCACATCGTCAACAATCTCGCGGTTCCGGTGAGCCTGTTGGGGTCGAAGAGCTATGCCGCGTTCGCCGGCGTGCAGGATGCGCTGACGCAATGGTGGTATGGCCATAACGCCGTCGGCTTCTTCCTGACCGCGGGCTTCCTCGCGATGATGTATTACTTCGTGCCCAAGCAGGCCGAGCGCCCGGTCTACAGCTACCGGCTGTCGATCGTGCACTTCTGGAGCCTAATCTTCCTCTACATCTGGGCCGGCCCGCATCACCTCCATTACACCGCGCTGCCCGACTGGGCGCAGACGCTCGGCATGGTCTTCTCGGTGATGCTGTGGATGCCCAGCTGGGGCGGCATGATCAACGGTCTGATGACCCTCAACGGGGCATGGGACAAGATCCGCACCGACCCCATTATCCGCATGATGGTCGCCGCGCTCGCCTTCTACGGCATGAGCACCTTCGAAGGGCCGATGCTGTCGATCAAGGCGGTGAACAGCCTGTCGCACTATACCGAATGGACCATCGGCCACGTCCACTCGGGCGCGCTCGGCTGGAACGGGCTGATCACCTTCGCCTGCCTCTATTATCTCGTGCCGCGCCTGTGGGGCCGCAGCCGGATGTATTCGCTGCGCATGATCAACTGGCACTTCTGGCTCGCCATCCTCGGCATCGCCATCTACGCCGCCTCGATGTGGGTGGCGGGGATCACCCAGGGCCTGATGTGGCGCGAATATGGGGCCGACGGCTATCTCGTCTACGCCTTCGCCGACGTCGTCGCCGCGATGAACCCCTATTACATCATGCGCATGGGCGGCGGGCTCATCTACTTCGCCGGCGCGCTCATCATGGTCTTCAACATCTGGATGACCGTGAAGGGCCGCCTGCGCGACGAAGCGCCGATGACCGATGCCGCCTACGACCCCGTCGCGGACCGCCCCATCCCCGCCAGCGTACGCGCCTGA
- a CDS encoding aldo/keto reductase: MFDLDPFRPAAADIEIPAVGIGTWHMGEDGSQRAREVEALRHAMKLGFTHFDTAEMYADGGAEEVLGEAIADSDRDTLFLVSKFYPWNADPDAMLASCAASLDRLGIEQLDLYLLHWPGDVPFEETLEGARRLMDEGRIRAFGVSNFDEDALADLADRQLLDLVAANQVMHNIPHRAAEAGLFPFMAEREIAAIAYSPLEVGPMRQIDGLEDVAEEAGLTLAQLAIAWHVSLGLAAPIPKSANKAHLDDLAAAVRAAPLPPAMMQAITATAPLPDPGTPLPIR, from the coding sequence ATGTTCGACCTCGACCCCTTCCGCCCCGCCGCCGCCGATATTGAAATCCCAGCCGTCGGTATCGGGACCTGGCACATGGGTGAGGACGGATCGCAGCGCGCTCGCGAAGTCGAGGCGCTGCGTCATGCGATGAAACTGGGCTTCACCCATTTCGACACGGCGGAGATGTATGCCGATGGCGGTGCGGAGGAGGTGCTCGGCGAGGCCATAGCCGATAGCGACCGCGACACCCTCTTTCTCGTCTCCAAATTCTACCCGTGGAATGCCGACCCCGATGCGATGCTGGCGAGCTGTGCCGCCTCGCTCGACCGGCTGGGGATCGAGCAACTCGACCTCTACCTCCTGCACTGGCCCGGCGACGTGCCGTTCGAGGAGACGCTCGAGGGCGCGCGGCGGCTGATGGACGAGGGCAGGATCCGTGCCTTCGGGGTGAGCAATTTCGACGAGGACGCGCTCGCCGACCTTGCCGACCGCCAGCTCCTCGACCTGGTCGCGGCAAACCAGGTGATGCACAATATCCCGCATCGCGCCGCCGAAGCCGGTCTCTTCCCCTTCATGGCGGAGCGGGAGATTGCCGCCATCGCTTATTCGCCGCTCGAGGTCGGCCCGATGCGCCAGATCGACGGGCTCGAGGACGTTGCCGAGGAGGCCGGACTGACCCTCGCCCAGCTCGCCATCGCCTGGCACGTCAGCCTCGGCCTCGCCGCGCCCATTCCCAAGTCCGCGAACAAGGCGCATCTCGACGATCTTGCCGCCGCCGTGCGCGCCGCGCCGTTGCCTCCCGCCATGATGCAGGCGATCACCGCCACCGCGCCCCTCCCCGACCCCGGCACCCCGCTGCCCATCCGCTGA
- a CDS encoding acetyl-CoA C-acetyltransferase: MGQAYIVAARRTAGAKRKGALRDWHPADLGAAILDALVADSGVDPAAVDDVIMGCVSQAGEQAFHVARNCVLASSLPESVPAVTVDRQCGSSQQALHFAAQAVMSGTQDMVIAGGVESMTRVPMGTPIMAVAQAGLSADPFPASIKERFGVPTFSQFTGAQMIAERYGMSREQLDAFALESHKRAAAATEAGAFQDEILVLDGLDKEGNRIAHAHDEGIRANASMEGFASLNPISAGGVITAGNASQICDGASGVLVVSEAALKANGLTPLARIDALAVTAGDPVVMLMEPAPATAKVLKRAGRSHADIDHYEVNEAFAPVPLSWLEETGADMARLNPRGGAIALGHPLGASGTKLMTTMIYALRQNGQRFGLQTMCEGGGIANATIVEAL, from the coding sequence ATGGGCCAGGCCTATATCGTCGCGGCGCGCCGCACCGCGGGCGCGAAACGCAAGGGCGCGCTGCGCGACTGGCATCCTGCCGACCTGGGCGCGGCGATCCTCGATGCATTGGTGGCCGACAGCGGGGTCGATCCCGCTGCGGTGGACGATGTCATCATGGGCTGCGTGTCCCAGGCGGGCGAACAGGCCTTTCACGTGGCACGCAACTGCGTCCTCGCCTCCTCGCTGCCCGAGAGCGTGCCCGCCGTGACCGTCGACCGCCAATGCGGCTCTTCGCAGCAGGCGCTCCATTTCGCTGCGCAGGCGGTGATGAGCGGCACGCAGGACATGGTGATCGCGGGCGGGGTCGAGAGCATGACGCGCGTTCCCATGGGCACGCCGATCATGGCGGTGGCGCAGGCAGGCCTGTCCGCCGACCCCTTCCCGGCATCGATCAAGGAGCGCTTCGGCGTCCCCACCTTCTCGCAATTCACCGGCGCGCAGATGATCGCTGAGCGCTACGGTATGAGCCGCGAGCAGCTCGACGCCTTCGCGCTCGAAAGCCACAAGCGCGCCGCCGCAGCCACCGAGGCGGGGGCGTTCCAGGACGAGATCCTCGTCCTCGACGGGCTCGACAAGGAGGGCAACCGCATCGCTCACGCCCATGACGAAGGCATTCGCGCCAACGCCTCGATGGAGGGGTTCGCCAGCCTCAATCCGATCAGCGCGGGCGGTGTCATCACGGCGGGCAATGCCAGCCAGATTTGCGACGGCGCCTCGGGCGTGCTGGTGGTGTCGGAGGCCGCTTTGAAGGCGAACGGCCTCACCCCGCTCGCGCGCATCGACGCGCTGGCGGTCACGGCGGGCGACCCCGTCGTCATGCTGATGGAGCCGGCGCCCGCCACCGCCAAGGTGTTGAAACGCGCCGGGCGCAGCCATGCCGACATCGACCATTATGAAGTCAACGAGGCCTTCGCCCCCGTGCCGCTGTCGTGGCTCGAGGAGACGGGTGCCGACATGGCCAGGCTCAACCCGCGCGGCGGCGCGATCGCGCTCGGCCATCCGCTCGGCGCGTCGGGCACCAAGCTGATGACGACGATGATCTATGCGCTGCGCCAGAACGGCCAGCGCTTCGGGCTCCAGACCATGTGCGAGGGCGGCGGCATCGCCAACGCCACCATCGTCGAGGCGCTTTAG
- the hppD gene encoding 4-hydroxyphenylpyruvate dioxygenase yields the protein MADLFDNPAGLDGFEFVEFAAPEKGLLEPVFEAMGFTHIANHRSKDVQLWRQGGINLITNYEPDTHAAYFAAEHGPGACGMAFRVRDIATAWDHLMEAGAQPMPSETGPMELAIPAIKGIGGSYLYLVDRYPDDNGEGLSIYDIDFDYIEGVDRHPEGAGFKVIDHLTHNVYNGRMAYWADYYEKLFNFQEIRYFDIKGEYTGLTSKALTAPDGKIRIPLNEEGEGGKGQIEEYLRDFNGEGIQHIALICGDLYKAWDKLKDLGVPFMTAPPETYYEMLDERLPGHGEPVGDLRARGILMDGTIEDGRPRLLLQIFAEAKIGPVFFEFIQRKGDDGFGEGNFKALFESMERDQIRRGVLKTEETA from the coding sequence ATGGCTGATCTGTTCGACAACCCCGCCGGCCTCGACGGCTTCGAATTCGTGGAATTCGCCGCGCCCGAAAAAGGCCTGCTCGAGCCGGTGTTCGAGGCGATGGGCTTCACCCATATTGCCAACCACCGCTCCAAGGACGTCCAGCTTTGGCGCCAGGGCGGGATCAACCTCATCACCAATTACGAGCCCGACACCCATGCCGCCTATTTCGCCGCCGAACATGGCCCCGGCGCCTGCGGCATGGCGTTTCGAGTGCGCGACATCGCGACCGCCTGGGACCATCTGATGGAAGCGGGCGCGCAGCCGATGCCGAGCGAGACGGGGCCGATGGAACTGGCCATCCCCGCGATCAAGGGCATCGGGGGCAGCTATCTCTATCTCGTCGACCGCTATCCCGACGACAATGGCGAAGGCCTCAGCATCTACGACATCGACTTCGATTATATCGAGGGTGTCGACCGCCACCCCGAGGGGGCCGGTTTCAAGGTCATCGATCACCTCACCCACAATGTCTACAACGGGCGCATGGCCTATTGGGCGGACTATTATGAGAAGCTCTTCAACTTCCAGGAAATCCGCTATTTCGACATCAAGGGCGAATATACCGGCCTGACCTCCAAGGCGCTGACCGCGCCCGACGGCAAGATCCGCATCCCGCTCAACGAGGAAGGCGAGGGCGGCAAGGGCCAGATCGAGGAATATCTGCGCGACTTCAACGGCGAGGGCATCCAGCATATCGCGCTCATCTGCGGCGATCTCTACAAGGCGTGGGACAAGCTGAAAGACCTTGGCGTGCCCTTCATGACCGCGCCGCCCGAAACCTATTACGAGATGCTCGACGAGCGCCTGCCCGGCCATGGCGAGCCGGTCGGCGACCTTCGCGCGCGCGGCATCCTCATGGACGGCACGATCGAAGACGGCCGCCCGCGCCTCCTCCTCCAGATCTTTGCCGAGGCCAAGATCGGTCCGGTGTTCTTCGAATTCATCCAGCGCAAGGGCGACGACGGCTTCGGCGAGGGCAATTTCAAGGCATTGTTCGAGAGCATGGAGCGCGACCAGATCCGCCGCGGTGTGCTCAAGACCGAAGAAACCGCCTAG